Below is a window of Edaphobacter bradus DNA.
GATCGCCGATGGTGCCGGTCAACAGCTGCCGCGTCTGGTAACAAAAACGTTGTGAATCAACATCGAGGGCGCGGCGCTGGCTGCGCCCTCGATGTTTTGTGCGACAGTGGAAGTATGGCTGCCCATTCGAACCAGCGTGCTCTTGGCTTTGCCGCTTGCGCGCTGGCAAGCTCGCTGTGGGGGTGCGGCTTCTTCTTCGGCAAGATCGCGCTCGCCGAGATGAGCTTCGCCCACATGGTCCTCTACCGTTTTCTCTTCGCCATGATCGTGCTCGTACCGCTCCTGGTGACGCATCGGCCGGGACTCAACCGGCGCGAGTGGGGAGTGCTGGCGGCGGCGTCGTTTCTCGGTGTGCCGCTGCAGTTTCTCTTCCAGTTCTACGGCCTTTCGCTGACTACGGTCAGTCACGCGGCGTTGATGGTCGGCACGATGCCGGTCATCCTCGCCGTCGGCGCAACACTGTTCGCGCATGAGCGGATGGATACGACTGGCTGGCTCGCGCTGGCGGCTTCAACGACTGGCGCGGCGATGATCGCGCTTGGCGGCACGCACCTCGCAGGAGCGGGGCAGGCCACGCTCAAGGGCGATCTGCTTATTGTTTTTTCGCTCGCGATCGCACTTTTCTGGATCCTCTTCAACAAGCAGCTCATGGAGCGTCACTCCCCTGTCGTCGTTACGGCGTATGGCATTCTGCTCGGAACATTGATGCTGGTGGTCTGGGTTCCTGTGCGCTACGGAATGCCTCCAGTTGAACACGTCTCGCACAAGGCGTGGCTGGCGCTTGCGGCGAGCGGCATTCTCTGCACTGCCACGACGACGCTGCTGTGGAACTGGGGAATGACACGCGTTCCTGCGTCGCAGGCCGGAGTGTTGCTCAACATGGAGCCGCTGATCGGCAGCCTGCTTGGCGTCTTAGTGCTCGGCGAGCACCTCGGCCCGACGGCCCGGGTTGGCGGCGCGCTCATTCTTGCCGCGGCCATTACGCTCACGACGCGCTCGAAGACCAAGGTACGCGAGCAGCTTCCTGTCACCTGAACTAAGCGACGAGGCTCTTCGACGCGAGAGACTTTGTTGTGCGGCTCCAGATTGTCGTGAGGGCTGTGCCTGCGACGATCAGCCCGGCGCAGAGGCCAAGCCATAGTCCGACGGCTCCGTGGTGGGAGCGGAAGCCGAGGATGTATCCCACGGGCAGGCCGATGAGCCAGTAGCCGATGATCTGGACGATGAGTCCGGCGTGTGTGTTGCCCGCGCCGCGCAGCGCTCCGGTGGCAGTGATCTGCAGGCCGTCGAAAAACTGGAAGGCGGCGGCGACGAGCAGCAGCGGAACGGCTGCGGCGATGACTGACTGGTCCGGCGTAAAGGCACGGGCGATGGTGTGCGGCACGAGGAAGAGCACCGCGGAGAACGTGGCCATGCACGAGGCGCCCAGTAGGATCGCGGCCCAGCCCGCTGCTGCGGCTTCGTCCGGTGTCTGGCGGCCGATAGCCTGGCCGACACGAACAGCCGCTGCAGCCGAGATGGCGAAGGGGACCATGAAGGTGAAGCTGGCGCAGTTGAGCGCGATCTCGTGACCGGCGAGCGGCAGCGGTCCCATGGTTCCGATGAGATACGTCACCAGGCCGAAGATGGAGATCTCGACGAAGATTTGGGCTCCGGCGGGCGCTCCGAGGAACGCGAGGCGGCTGAGGCGCGAGCTCTCGATGTGGCGCAACATGGAGCGAAGTCCATAGTTGTGGCTGTGCTCAACGCGCCAGATCGCAACGACAAGGAAAAGCGCAAGGTAGACGCGCGAGATGGAAGTTGCGAGGCCCGCGCCCGTGACGCCGAGCGCGGGGATGTGGATTGGTCCCCAGGAGTGGCCGTAGATGAGGAGCCAGTTGCCGACGACGTTGCAGAGGTTCGCGGTGATGAGCGCAGCAGCGATCGGGCGAACGTGGTTGAAGGCCTGCAGGTAGCGCCGCAGGGTGAAGTAGAGGAAGAGCGTTGGCGTTCCCCAGTTGAG
It encodes the following:
- a CDS encoding MATE family efflux transporter, which produces MTVRQQIRPVLTLALPLIAAELGWMSMGIVDTVMVGHMQNPALSISAAALGQVLYNTLAFGIAGVLLSLDTYLSQSHGAGRYDEANRWLYHGLILAAVLAAVLYSIIAAAPLFMTRLPIDARVLTGAKAFLRSLNWGTPTLFLYFTLRRYLQAFNHVRPIAAALITANLCNVVGNWLLIYGHSWGPIHIPALGVTGAGLATSISRVYLALFLVVAIWRVEHSHNYGLRSMLRHIESSRLSRLAFLGAPAGAQIFVEISIFGLVTYLIGTMGPLPLAGHEIALNCASFTFMVPFAISAAAAVRVGQAIGRQTPDEAAAAGWAAILLGASCMATFSAVLFLVPHTIARAFTPDQSVIAAAVPLLLVAAAFQFFDGLQITATGALRGAGNTHAGLIVQIIGYWLIGLPVGYILGFRSHHGAVGLWLGLCAGLIVAGTALTTIWSRTTKSLASKSLVA
- a CDS encoding DMT family transporter, translating into MAAHSNQRALGFAACALASSLWGCGFFFGKIALAEMSFAHMVLYRFLFAMIVLVPLLVTHRPGLNRREWGVLAAASFLGVPLQFLFQFYGLSLTTVSHAALMVGTMPVILAVGATLFAHERMDTTGWLALAASTTGAAMIALGGTHLAGAGQATLKGDLLIVFSLAIALFWILFNKQLMERHSPVVVTAYGILLGTLMLVVWVPVRYGMPPVEHVSHKAWLALAASGILCTATTTLLWNWGMTRVPASQAGVLLNMEPLIGSLLGVLVLGEHLGPTARVGGALILAAAITLTTRSKTKVREQLPVT